The following is a genomic window from Sciurus carolinensis chromosome 3, mSciCar1.2, whole genome shotgun sequence.
CGGAAGTAATTCTGGATTTGAGCAGCTGGGCTCGCACGTGTGCTTCCACCAAGTGGCTTTTCCGGAGATTGCCCACTCGCCACATCAAGCACAGCTTGCCGTCTCTCATGGCGATCACGGCATTGTGACTGAAGACCAGGGTCTCGTTTCTCTTCTTTGGCTTCGCCATCTTCGCCATGACGGCGCCGATGATGAAGGCGTCAATGATGCAGCCCACGATGGACTGGAAGACCACCATGAAGACGGCAATGGGGCATTCGTCCGTGACACACCTGAAACCATAGCCGATGGTCGTCTGGGTCTCAATGGAGAAAAGGAAGGCGGCGGTGAAGCTGTTGACCTCGGACACACAAGCTTTGCTCTCCTTGGATGCATCCAGATCCCCATGGAGCAGAGCGATCAACCAAAACACACAGCCGAAAAACAGCCACGAGAGAACAAAAGCCAGGCAGAAGATAACCAGCATCCACCGCCAGCGAATGTCCACACACGTGGTGAAGATGTCTGCGAGGTACCTCTGTCCCTTCTCACCCACGTTGATGAACTGGACGTTGCAGTGGCCATCCTTCTTCACAAAGCGGCTCCTGCACTGTTGTCGGGTGTGGACTTTGCTCTTCCCGTTCCCAAAGCCATTGGCAACCGCCATGGTGGCCAGCTTCATGCCGTCCTCTTCCGAAGAGACAATGCTGTAGCGGTTGGTTCGCACACTGCCCATCGCTTCTGCCGTGGACTCCAGTGcttctgctttggaaaacagtctgagTTTTTGCAAAACCCTTTGGAGAAACAGTTTTGAATGTTCAGTGAGGACACGCACACAAAAAATGAGGTGAGATGGGTGTCTCCGGGAGCCTTGGGGTTCTACCAAGGTCTGTCTACTGACATGCAGAGGTACCTTAGTCACTCAGCGAACATCCAGAGGACATGTCCTGCAAGGAAAGACAGATCATTCATTACGGAAGTCATTCTCAAGAGAGTTCTGTCTAAGGTAACACACACTGCCTTCACAaagcaaagaatcaaaataaataaacttcacATTGAATCACAGGCATTTTAATCTgtctcctcattttttaaaaaaaaaaattatttgaaagcatAACTCCATTAAGTTATTTGTGACAGTAATTCAACCAAAATCTCAGGTTCTTTCTCCCCTCACTTTTTGCCACTGAATTCTACCTTCTTTTGCCTTCCCTACTTGCTAGGTTCTCAAGTGATTACGCAGAAGAAAGACTTTCTGGTGGCAAGGCTGTTAGAACGAGGACGAGTCTAGGGACCGTTTCATGAGGGCAGCCTTGATATTAATAGACTTGCATGTGCACTATGGGAGAGTATCTGAGACCTTGATGGCAAGGTGGAAGTGGGAAGGTACAGACTCCTTTGCCTAAATGATAAAACTGAGCAAACAGTCCTGAGGATCATTTGAAATGCATCCTGGCTGCTGGATACTGTTTGGGCTTGCTCCATCACTTCACACACTCGAAGCAGCCACTGTGCAGAAATGCCTGATAACATCTCAGTTAGTGCAAGTGATTCTGACTTGAAGACACAGATTTGCTCCGGGGGATAGAGAGCGATTCTGTTGCCTAGCAATGAGAGTCCTGAAATTCTCCAGAGATGGGACTCCATGTGTAATGACAGGCTAGGAAGTAAGCACCTTTGTGCCAAAGGACCAGGTCTTTAGCGGATTGAGATAAGGCAGGAACCCATTTCGTGTGGGTCCAATGCTGTGTTGCCTCAAACAGAGACAACTCTGTAATCAAAGTAGCTCATAAATGCCAGTCGGCTGGCTTTCCCTTGGAGTGCTGTTGTTTGCAGTAGGTTCCTATGGAGAAGGCATTCACCTTTACTTAACATGAGCAAATAGtagttttcagttttctcctaTTGCCTCATTCTCCCTAGGTAAAAACTACCTACTTGATCTGATTTTCCTTCTTGGCTCCAACAAACCTGTGCTTTTCCTTCTCCAACTATCAAAAGCCTACGAGAAAGTCTAAGCCATTTTCTTTACCAAATGCATATGAGTAAAGCTAACAGAGCCTAGAAGTAAAAACATACCAGTGATTCCCAACTTTTGGAACAACTAAATCCATCTCCAGTATCTAAGGGGGACAAACAGCAACACAGAGAAAGGATCAGAAACGTGCTGAAGCCCTGATAACAAGGACTTGACTTTCCTTCTGTCCCAAAGCCACATTAAGATGAAGCAGTTAACAAAACTATTTGCAGCTAAGCCAGCTGCAAACAAATCAGGCAAACCATGTCTCTGAGTTCTGTGCATCCCTTTAAAATGAGGCAAGGTGCATTGTCTTTGAAAATGCCTTGTTACAATCTTTTGACTTCTCCCTCCACATCCAAGTTATTATGCAAGAATGTGCCCCAACACATTTTTCCTGAGATTAGTCATCTGTGAAAATTGCAATGTGTGTTACATTTTGGCAGCTTTTGACACCTAAATGATGCCCGATTTGAAAGTGCCTTTGAATTACTTTATAAAAAGAAGTTACTGTGCCTTCCCAGTTTTCCACCTGCTTCAATGTTTTGTCTGCTTCCCTATGAAGTGTGCACttggacaaaagaaaaaagaatcatgtTCCTCAGGGTTCGAGATCCTGGacatggaaagatttttttttttttaaatacagggaTTTCAGCTTATTTGGCTCACATGAAATTGCCAAGCATTTCTACACTGAGACATAAATATAACACCAAATGCAGGTGTACTTTTTccaagaaagagggaagggagagactCCTTTAAagtgtatttgtatttttgagtTCTGATTGGCTTTAGAACCCCTTATTATAAACTGACACCAAGAAATTCCCTTTTCATAATTCAAAACAATCCTTCCATCTGAGTTACCATTAGGGGACATGAGGAAATGGACTCAAATTTCTTCAGACTTATTTCTGGAGTCTTTTCAGATTAAAACATAATGACCATATGAAATCTAAAGGTTGAATTATGACTTTCTGAAAATCTTGACCCCAGGACATTTGTCTGAATTCCACAAAGCACACAATACCAGCTTCCTATGAATAGCTTTCTGACTTTAGAACCCTGAAAAAAGCCTGTATCAAGCGACTATTATTGTCTTATTTCCATTGCTAATGAGAGAATTTGTTCCACATGTGGAGCATCATTTAGAAATTTTACCATTTCTTCCtggaaaggggaaaagaagagctggtttcttttcttttcttttcttttctttttaagtcaaaATGGGAACTTTGGTCACTTCAAATAAATACACCCCCAAAAagatttatgtgtgtatatgtgtgcatacatattgTGTCTATCCAGACTCTGCAGAGCTGATCACACAGCAAAAGCTGAAAACCTGCCAAAGTCTGATAGGGTAACTACCCTGGTAAGTCACCATGAAGATCTCCTTTACTGTTAACCTGCCCACATGTCCAAGTGGCTTTAGGCAAACAGAAAATGTCTTCGCCAGCTCCTCTCTCAAAGGAAATCACCAATTCATGAATATCTGG
Proteins encoded in this region:
- the Kcnj2 gene encoding inward rectifier potassium channel 2, whose amino-acid sequence is MGSVRTNRYSIVSSEEDGMKLATMAVANGFGNGKSKVHTRQQCRSRFVKKDGHCNVQFINVGEKGQRYLADIFTTCVDIRWRWMLVIFCLAFVLSWLFFGCVFWLIALLHGDLDASKESKACVSEVNSFTAAFLFSIETQTTIGYGFRCVTDECPIAVFMVVFQSIVGCIIDAFIIGAVMAKMAKPKKRNETLVFSHNAVIAMRDGKLCLMWRVGNLRKSHLVEAHVRAQLLKSRITSEGEYIPLDQIDINVGFDSGIDRIFLVSPITIVHEIDEDSPLYDLSKQDIDNADFEIVVILEGMVEATAMTTQCRSSYLANEILWGHRYEPVLFEEKHYYKVDYSRFHKTYEVPNTPLCSARDLAEKKYILSNANSFCYENEVALTSKEEEDSENGVPESTSTDTPPDIDLHNQASVPLEPRPLRRESEI